A stretch of the Capsicum annuum cultivar UCD-10X-F1 chromosome 10, UCD10Xv1.1, whole genome shotgun sequence genome encodes the following:
- the LOC107845852 gene encoding probable LRR receptor-like serine/threonine-protein kinase At1g06840 isoform X1, which produces MGLKMTGIRYCGYVFTTAIYCFMLQLIVAQITDPSEVSALVAIKNSLIDNTRYLKNWDKGDPCTSNWTGVNCFNKVGASGYLHVKELRMMAMGLSGSLAPELGQLSHLHFLNFMWNDLTGSIPEEIGNIKSLKLLLLTGNRLSGSLSDKLGYLPNLRIFQIDQNQISGRIPKSFSNLNSVQHIHFNNNSLSGQIPSELSNVSTMLHMLIDNNNLSGYLPPEFSTLPRLRIIQLDNNNFSLSEIPASYGNMSSLVKLVLECSGHLIMTSRVDRIRYKVESYCHLLKWRCNATDKYCRSLRNCKLRGSIPDLSRVQSLRYLDLSWNQLSGSIPQNKLSNNMTAIILSHNRLDGSIPKSFSSLPLLQKLSVEDNLLNGSFSTDIWQKKFTSTSSLLIDLRNNSLSDILGTLEPPLNVTLRLHGNPVCRNENVRNVIKFCGSEAGAEHKTNNSQSVTGTCPIHACPKDNYYEYVPASPVPCTCASPLIVGWRLKSPSFSYFDPYVHQFEQYMTSDLHLNLYQMSIESNSWEAGPRLRMQLKLFPTVGVSTFNKSEVIRISDILQYWEISVVDLFGPYELLNFTLVGPYSYLNPDVQVKRKSKGPLIAIIVAGVFAAFVSAIITVLIKKRHAKYRSILSRKRLSSRLSIKLDGIRSFTFREMSLATKNFDSSNQVGEGGYGTVFKGILTDKTVVAIKRAKEGSVQGQKEFLTEISLLSRLHHRNLVSLLGYCDEEGEQMLVYEFMCNGTLRNWIPVNSKGTLAFGARLQIALGAAKGILYLHTEAHPPIFHRDIKASNILLDSKMTAKVADFGLSRLAPVQDDEGVLPNHVSTIVKGTPGYLDPEYFLTRKLTDKSDVYSLGVVFLEILTGMRPISHGKNIVREVNLARDSEKMFSVMDSTMGPYPSECVEKFVALALKCCEDKPEDRPSMLDVVRELETIQSILNMMPDIDADSVDSKAKFNEPKSTSSFSDSTSRDPFISSSNVSGCYSISDVSLTMPR; this is translated from the exons AT GGGGTTGAAGATGACAGGAATAAGATATTGTGGATATGTTTTTACAACAGCAATTTACTGTTTTATGCTGCAGCTTATTGTTGCTCAAATTACTGATCCTTCTGAAG TGTCAGCTTTGGTAGCTATAAAGAATAGCTTGATTGACAACACGAGGTACCTGAAAAATTGGGACAAGGGTGATCCATGTACGTCTAACTGGACTGGAGTTAATTGTTTCAACAAAGTTGGAGCCAGTGGATACTTGCATGTCAAGGAGCT ACGTATGATGGCTATGGGTCTTTCTGGAAGTTTAGCACCTGAGCTTGGACAACTATCTCATCTTCATTTTCT GAATTTCATGTGGAATGATTTGACTGGGAGTATACCGGAAGAAATTGGAAACATCAAGTCTTTGAAACTTCT GCTCTTGACGGGAAACCGACTTTCAGGATCTTTATCTGATAAGCTTGGGTATCTCCCGAACCTGAGAATATTCCAGATAGACCAGAACCAGATATCCGGAAGAATTCCTAAATCCTTTTCCAATTTAAACAGTGTCCAACATAT CCACTTCAACAACAACTCACTGAGTGGTCAAATCCCTTCCGAGCTTTCTAATGTGTCCACTATGCTTCACAT GCTTATCGACAACAATAATCTTTCAGGATACCTTCCTCCTGAGTTTTCAACCTTACCGCGTCTTCGAATAAT CCAACTTGATAACAACAATTTCAGCCTTTCTGAGATTCCAGCTTCTTATGGAAACATGTCATCATTAGTGAAACT TGTATTAGAATGTTCAGGACATCTTATTATGACGAGTCGGGTAGATAGAATAAGATATAAAGTTGAATCCTACTGTCACCTACTCAAATGGAGATGCAATGCTACTGATAAATATTGCAGAAGTCTCAGAAATTGCAAGTTGCGAGGATCCATTCCTGATCTTAGCAGAGTACAGAGTCTACGCTATCT TGATCTCAGCTGGAATCAACTGTCTGGATCTATACCAcaaaataagctttccaacaatatgacAGCTAT TATTCTGTCACACAATCGTCTTGATGGATCTATTCCGAAGAGTTTTTCATCTCTTCCTTTGTTGCAGAAACT GTCAGTGGAGGACAACCTTTTGAATGGTTCCTTTTCTACCGACATTTGGCAAAAGAAGTTTACTTCAACTTCGTCACTTTTGAT TGATCTTCGGAATAATTCACTTTCGGACATTTTGGGTACTCTTGAACCTCCTCTGAATGTCACTCTAAG GTTGCACGGCAATCCTGTCTGCAGAAATGAGAATGTAAGAAATGTCATCAAATTCTGTGGCTCTGAAGCCGGAGCAGAACATAAGACAAATAACTCACAGAGTGTAACTGGTACTTGTCCTATTCATGCATGCCCAAAGGATAACTACTATGAATATGTCCCAGCATCACCTGTTCCTTGCACTTGTGCCTCACCTCTCATAGTTGGCTGGCGGCTGAAAAGTCCTAGTTTTTCTTACTTTGATCCATATGTGCATCAATTTGAGCAGTATATGACAAGCGATCTTCATCTGAACCTTTATCAAATGTCAATCGAGTCAAATTCTTGGGAAGCAGGACCTCGTCTCCGAATGCAATTGAAGCTTTTCCCAACAGTTGGGGTCAGTACATTTAATAAAAGTGAGGTCATTCGTATCAGCGACATTCTGCAATATTGGGAAATCTCTGTAGTTGACCTTTTTGGTCCATATGAGCTCCTTAACTTCACTCTGGTGGGACCTTATTCCTACT TGAATCCTGATGTTCAAGTTAAACGTAAAAGCAAAGGTCCTTTGATAGCTATCATTGTAGCAGGTGTTTTTGCTGCATTTGTTTCAGCAATTATAACTGTGTTGATCAAAAAACGACATGCCAAATACCGAAGCATCCTATCAAGGAAACGTCTAT CCTCAAGGCTCTCTATAAAATTGGATGGAATTAGGAGCTTCACTTTCAGAGAAATGAGCTTGGCTACTAAGAACTTTGATAGCTCAAATCAAGTTGGTGAAGGAGGATATGGGACTGTCTTCAAGGGAATTTTAACTGACAAAACAGTTGTTGCTATTAAACGAGCAAAAGAAGGATCAGTACAAGGGCAAAAGGAATTTTTGACTGAGATATCCTTGTTATCAAGGTTACATCACCGGAATCTAGTGTCATTGTTAGGATACTGTGATGAAGAAGGAGAACAG ATGCTAGTTTATGAATTCATGTGCAATGGAACTTTGCGAAACTGGATTCCTG TTAATAGTAAAGGAACTTTGGCGTTTGGAGCAAGATTGCAGATTGCATTAGGTGCAGCAAAGGGCATTCTTTACCTCCATACAGAAGCTCATCCACCTATATTCCATAGGGACATCAAAGCCAGCAATATTCTTCTTGACTCAAAAATGACAGCTAAAGTTGCTGATTTTGGATTGTCTAGGCTTGCACCTGTCCAGGATGATGAAGGTGTTCTACCTAATCATGTTTCAACTATTGTGAAGGGAACACCT GGTTACCTTGATCCCGAATATTTCTTGACCCGTAAATTGACAGATAAAAGTGATGTCTATAGCTTGGGAGTTGTGTTTCTAGAAATCTTAACTGGAATGCGTCCAATCTCACACGGAAAAAACATTGTTCGCGAG GTAAATTTGGCTCGTGACTCAGAGAAGATGTTCTCAGTCATGGACAGTACAATGGGACCTTATCCTTCCGAATGTGTGGAAAAGTTTGTAGCTTTGGCCCTCAAGTGTTGCGAGGACAAACCAGAAGACAGACCTTCAATGTTGGATGTGGTCAGGGAGCTGGAGACTATTCAGTCTATACTCAACATGATGCCAGATATTGATGCTGATTCAGTAGATTCCAAAGCCAAATTTAACGAACCAAAGTCAACGTCTTCATTTTCTGATAGCACTAGCAGAGACCCATTTATATCGTCCTCCAATGTTTCGGGATGTTATAGTATCAGTGATGTCAGTCTTACTATGCCTCGCTAA
- the LOC107845852 gene encoding probable LRR receptor-like serine/threonine-protein kinase At1g06840 isoform X4 encodes MGLKMTGIRYCGYVFTTAIYCFMLQLIVAQITDPSEVSALVAIKNSLIDNTRYLKNWDKGDPCTSNWTGVNCFNKVGASGYLHVKELRMMAMGLSGSLAPELGQLSHLHFLNFMWNDLTGSIPEEIGNIKSLKLLLLTGNRLSGSLSDKLGYLPNLRIFQIDQNQISGRIPKSFSNLNSVQHIHFNNNSLSGQIPSELSNVSTMLHMLIDNNNLSGYLPPEFSTLPRLRIIQLDNNNFSLSEIPASYGNMSSLVKLSLRNCKLRGSIPDLSRVQSLRYLDLSWNQLSGSIPQNKLSNNMTAIILSHNRLDGSIPKSFSSLPLLQKLSVEDNLLNGSFSTDIWQKKFTSTSSLLIDLRNNSLSDILGTLEPPLNVTLRLHGNPVCRNENVRNVIKFCGSEAGAEHKTNNSQSVTGTCPIHACPKDNYYEYVPASPVPCTCASPLIVGWRLKSPSFSYFDPYVHQFEQYMTSDLHLNLYQMSIESNSWEAGPRLRMQLKLFPTVGVSTFNKSEVIRISDILQYWEISVVDLFGPYELLNFTLVGPYSYLNPDVQVKRKSKGPLIAIIVAGVFAAFVSAIITVLIKKRHAKYRSILSRKRLSSRLSIKLDGIRSFTFREMSLATKNFDSSNQVGEGGYGTVFKGILTDKTVVAIKRAKEGSVQGQKEFLTEISLLSRLHHRNLVSLLGYCDEEGEQMLVYEFMCNGTLRNWIPVNSKGTLAFGARLQIALGAAKGILYLHTEAHPPIFHRDIKASNILLDSKMTAKVADFGLSRLAPVQDDEGVLPNHVSTIVKGTPGYLDPEYFLTRKLTDKSDVYSLGVVFLEILTGMRPISHGKNIVREVNLARDSEKMFSVMDSTMGPYPSECVEKFVALALKCCEDKPEDRPSMLDVVRELETIQSILNMMPDIDADSVDSKAKFNEPKSTSSFSDSTSRDPFISSSNVSGCYSISDVSLTMPR; translated from the exons AT GGGGTTGAAGATGACAGGAATAAGATATTGTGGATATGTTTTTACAACAGCAATTTACTGTTTTATGCTGCAGCTTATTGTTGCTCAAATTACTGATCCTTCTGAAG TGTCAGCTTTGGTAGCTATAAAGAATAGCTTGATTGACAACACGAGGTACCTGAAAAATTGGGACAAGGGTGATCCATGTACGTCTAACTGGACTGGAGTTAATTGTTTCAACAAAGTTGGAGCCAGTGGATACTTGCATGTCAAGGAGCT ACGTATGATGGCTATGGGTCTTTCTGGAAGTTTAGCACCTGAGCTTGGACAACTATCTCATCTTCATTTTCT GAATTTCATGTGGAATGATTTGACTGGGAGTATACCGGAAGAAATTGGAAACATCAAGTCTTTGAAACTTCT GCTCTTGACGGGAAACCGACTTTCAGGATCTTTATCTGATAAGCTTGGGTATCTCCCGAACCTGAGAATATTCCAGATAGACCAGAACCAGATATCCGGAAGAATTCCTAAATCCTTTTCCAATTTAAACAGTGTCCAACATAT CCACTTCAACAACAACTCACTGAGTGGTCAAATCCCTTCCGAGCTTTCTAATGTGTCCACTATGCTTCACAT GCTTATCGACAACAATAATCTTTCAGGATACCTTCCTCCTGAGTTTTCAACCTTACCGCGTCTTCGAATAAT CCAACTTGATAACAACAATTTCAGCCTTTCTGAGATTCCAGCTTCTTATGGAAACATGTCATCATTAGTGAAACT AAGTCTCAGAAATTGCAAGTTGCGAGGATCCATTCCTGATCTTAGCAGAGTACAGAGTCTACGCTATCT TGATCTCAGCTGGAATCAACTGTCTGGATCTATACCAcaaaataagctttccaacaatatgacAGCTAT TATTCTGTCACACAATCGTCTTGATGGATCTATTCCGAAGAGTTTTTCATCTCTTCCTTTGTTGCAGAAACT GTCAGTGGAGGACAACCTTTTGAATGGTTCCTTTTCTACCGACATTTGGCAAAAGAAGTTTACTTCAACTTCGTCACTTTTGAT TGATCTTCGGAATAATTCACTTTCGGACATTTTGGGTACTCTTGAACCTCCTCTGAATGTCACTCTAAG GTTGCACGGCAATCCTGTCTGCAGAAATGAGAATGTAAGAAATGTCATCAAATTCTGTGGCTCTGAAGCCGGAGCAGAACATAAGACAAATAACTCACAGAGTGTAACTGGTACTTGTCCTATTCATGCATGCCCAAAGGATAACTACTATGAATATGTCCCAGCATCACCTGTTCCTTGCACTTGTGCCTCACCTCTCATAGTTGGCTGGCGGCTGAAAAGTCCTAGTTTTTCTTACTTTGATCCATATGTGCATCAATTTGAGCAGTATATGACAAGCGATCTTCATCTGAACCTTTATCAAATGTCAATCGAGTCAAATTCTTGGGAAGCAGGACCTCGTCTCCGAATGCAATTGAAGCTTTTCCCAACAGTTGGGGTCAGTACATTTAATAAAAGTGAGGTCATTCGTATCAGCGACATTCTGCAATATTGGGAAATCTCTGTAGTTGACCTTTTTGGTCCATATGAGCTCCTTAACTTCACTCTGGTGGGACCTTATTCCTACT TGAATCCTGATGTTCAAGTTAAACGTAAAAGCAAAGGTCCTTTGATAGCTATCATTGTAGCAGGTGTTTTTGCTGCATTTGTTTCAGCAATTATAACTGTGTTGATCAAAAAACGACATGCCAAATACCGAAGCATCCTATCAAGGAAACGTCTAT CCTCAAGGCTCTCTATAAAATTGGATGGAATTAGGAGCTTCACTTTCAGAGAAATGAGCTTGGCTACTAAGAACTTTGATAGCTCAAATCAAGTTGGTGAAGGAGGATATGGGACTGTCTTCAAGGGAATTTTAACTGACAAAACAGTTGTTGCTATTAAACGAGCAAAAGAAGGATCAGTACAAGGGCAAAAGGAATTTTTGACTGAGATATCCTTGTTATCAAGGTTACATCACCGGAATCTAGTGTCATTGTTAGGATACTGTGATGAAGAAGGAGAACAG ATGCTAGTTTATGAATTCATGTGCAATGGAACTTTGCGAAACTGGATTCCTG TTAATAGTAAAGGAACTTTGGCGTTTGGAGCAAGATTGCAGATTGCATTAGGTGCAGCAAAGGGCATTCTTTACCTCCATACAGAAGCTCATCCACCTATATTCCATAGGGACATCAAAGCCAGCAATATTCTTCTTGACTCAAAAATGACAGCTAAAGTTGCTGATTTTGGATTGTCTAGGCTTGCACCTGTCCAGGATGATGAAGGTGTTCTACCTAATCATGTTTCAACTATTGTGAAGGGAACACCT GGTTACCTTGATCCCGAATATTTCTTGACCCGTAAATTGACAGATAAAAGTGATGTCTATAGCTTGGGAGTTGTGTTTCTAGAAATCTTAACTGGAATGCGTCCAATCTCACACGGAAAAAACATTGTTCGCGAG GTAAATTTGGCTCGTGACTCAGAGAAGATGTTCTCAGTCATGGACAGTACAATGGGACCTTATCCTTCCGAATGTGTGGAAAAGTTTGTAGCTTTGGCCCTCAAGTGTTGCGAGGACAAACCAGAAGACAGACCTTCAATGTTGGATGTGGTCAGGGAGCTGGAGACTATTCAGTCTATACTCAACATGATGCCAGATATTGATGCTGATTCAGTAGATTCCAAAGCCAAATTTAACGAACCAAAGTCAACGTCTTCATTTTCTGATAGCACTAGCAGAGACCCATTTATATCGTCCTCCAATGTTTCGGGATGTTATAGTATCAGTGATGTCAGTCTTACTATGCCTCGCTAA